From the genome of Pukyongia salina, one region includes:
- the clpB gene encoding ATP-dependent chaperone ClpB produces the protein MNFNNFTIKSQEALQHAQQIAQSMEHQQIENEHLLKAIFEVDENVTPFILKKLNVNLSLLQQVLEKQLESFPKVAGGEIMLSRVATKTVNEASIIAKKMNDEFVSIEHLLLAIFKSDSSIAQGLKDQGVTEKGIKAAVEELRKGDRVTSASAEDTYNSLSKYARNLNQLARDGKLDPVIGRDEEIRRILQILSRRTKNNPMLVGEPGTGKTAIAEGLAHRIVDGDIPENLKSKEIYSLDMGALIAGAKYKGEFEERLKAVIKEVTGSDGDIVLFIDEIHTLVGAGGGQGAMDAANILKPALARGELRAIGATTLDEYQKYFEKDKALERRFQKVMVSEPDTESAISILRGIKEKYETHHKVRIKDEAIIAAVELSQRYITNRFLPDKAIDLMDEAAARLRMEINSKPEELDVLDRKIMQLEIEIEAIKREKDEVKLKSLRSELANLKEERNDLNAKWKSEKEVVDNIQNAKKEIEEFKLEAEKAEREGDFGKVAELRYGKIKETQEQLSKLEEQLAEYQQGSSMIKEEVTNDDIAEVVAKWTGIPVTKMLQSEREKLLQLETELHKRVVGQEEAIVAVSDAIRRSRAGLQDAKKPIGSFLFLGTTGVGKTELAKALADYLFDDDNAMTRIDMSEYQERHSVSRLVGAPPGYVGYDEGGQLTEAVRRKPYSVVLLDEIEKAHPDTFNILLQVLDEGRLTDNKGRVADFKNTIIIMTSNMGSHIIQEQYENMKDLDTAMETAKIEVLGLLKQSVRPEFLNRIDDIIMFTPLNKADIKEIVRLQLKGVTKMLSKQGITLDATEEAISYLAEKGYDPQYGARPVKRVIQKEVLNQLSKEILAGKVETESIILIDSFDDSLVFRNQQDLIKS, from the coding sequence ATGAACTTTAATAATTTTACAATAAAATCGCAGGAAGCTTTGCAGCATGCACAGCAAATTGCACAAAGTATGGAGCATCAGCAAATAGAAAATGAACATTTGCTGAAGGCTATCTTTGAAGTAGACGAGAATGTTACTCCCTTTATTCTAAAAAAGCTCAACGTAAATCTCTCCTTGCTTCAACAAGTATTGGAAAAGCAATTAGAGAGTTTCCCTAAAGTTGCGGGAGGCGAGATCATGTTATCGCGGGTTGCCACCAAAACAGTGAATGAAGCGAGCATTATCGCCAAGAAAATGAACGACGAGTTTGTAAGCATCGAACACTTGCTGCTCGCTATATTTAAATCGGATAGTAGCATCGCTCAAGGATTGAAAGATCAGGGAGTGACCGAAAAAGGTATAAAAGCTGCAGTGGAAGAATTGCGTAAAGGAGACAGGGTTACTTCAGCCAGTGCCGAGGATACCTACAATTCATTGAGTAAATATGCAAGAAACCTCAATCAACTGGCACGGGACGGAAAACTGGACCCGGTTATTGGTAGAGATGAGGAGATAAGACGTATACTGCAAATACTCTCCCGAAGAACTAAAAACAACCCAATGCTTGTGGGGGAACCCGGAACGGGTAAAACTGCGATCGCGGAAGGTCTGGCTCATCGTATTGTAGATGGCGATATTCCCGAAAACCTTAAATCAAAAGAGATATATTCCCTGGATATGGGCGCACTCATTGCCGGCGCAAAATACAAAGGTGAATTTGAAGAACGCCTAAAGGCCGTGATCAAGGAGGTAACCGGAAGTGATGGAGATATCGTTCTGTTTATAGATGAGATCCATACCCTTGTAGGAGCAGGTGGTGGCCAGGGAGCCATGGATGCTGCCAACATTCTAAAACCGGCCTTGGCTCGTGGGGAACTAAGGGCGATAGGTGCCACAACACTGGATGAATACCAGAAGTATTTTGAAAAGGATAAAGCGCTGGAAAGGCGATTTCAGAAGGTAATGGTTAGTGAACCGGATACCGAAAGTGCGATCTCTATTCTAAGGGGGATAAAAGAGAAATACGAGACTCATCACAAGGTGCGAATCAAGGACGAGGCAATTATCGCTGCCGTTGAACTATCACAACGTTATATCACCAATAGATTTTTACCGGATAAGGCTATCGACCTAATGGACGAGGCAGCGGCTCGCTTGCGTATGGAGATCAATTCGAAACCGGAAGAACTGGATGTACTGGACCGTAAGATCATGCAATTGGAGATCGAGATCGAAGCGATCAAGCGTGAAAAGGATGAAGTAAAACTTAAGTCTTTACGATCTGAACTTGCCAATTTGAAAGAAGAGCGAAACGACCTTAACGCTAAATGGAAAAGTGAGAAAGAGGTTGTAGATAATATTCAGAATGCCAAGAAAGAGATAGAAGAATTTAAGCTGGAGGCCGAAAAGGCTGAAAGGGAAGGTGATTTTGGGAAGGTGGCAGAACTTCGCTATGGCAAGATAAAGGAAACCCAGGAGCAATTGAGTAAACTCGAAGAACAACTTGCCGAGTATCAACAAGGAAGTTCAATGATCAAAGAGGAAGTTACCAACGACGACATAGCCGAGGTGGTTGCCAAATGGACCGGTATTCCGGTTACTAAGATGCTTCAGAGTGAACGAGAAAAGTTGCTGCAGCTTGAAACCGAATTGCACAAACGTGTTGTGGGGCAGGAAGAAGCGATCGTTGCCGTGAGTGATGCCATTAGAAGAAGTAGGGCCGGCCTGCAGGATGCCAAGAAACCCATTGGTTCCTTCCTTTTCCTTGGAACAACCGGGGTTGGGAAAACCGAACTTGCAAAGGCACTGGCAGATTACCTCTTCGATGACGACAACGCCATGACCCGTATAGACATGAGTGAATACCAGGAAAGGCACAGTGTGAGCCGATTGGTAGGTGCACCTCCGGGTTATGTGGGATACGACGAAGGCGGACAGCTCACCGAAGCAGTTCGCAGAAAACCATATTCGGTGGTTTTACTGGACGAGATCGAAAAAGCCCACCCGGATACGTTCAACATACTGTTACAGGTATTGGATGAAGGTAGGTTAACCGATAATAAAGGAAGGGTGGCCGATTTCAAGAACACCATCATTATCATGACAAGTAATATGGGAAGCCATATTATACAGGAGCAGTATGAAAATATGAAAGATCTGGATACGGCCATGGAGACTGCTAAGATCGAGGTTTTAGGCTTATTGAAGCAATCGGTAAGGCCGGAATTCCTCAACCGTATAGACGATATCATCATGTTCACTCCATTAAACAAAGCAGATATCAAAGAGATCGTGAGGTTACAACTAAAAGGAGTGACCAAAATGCTATCCAAACAGGGTATCACTTTGGACGCCACAGAGGAAGCGATCTCTTACCTGGCCGAAAAAGGATACGATCCGCAATACGGAGCTCGGCCTGTAAAACGGGTTATACAGAAGGAAGTTCTTAATCAACTTTCGAAGGAGATCCTGGCAGGTAAAGTGGAGACGGAAAGTATCATACTAATTGATAGTTTCGACGATTCCCTAGTATTCCGTAACCAGCAAGATCTAATTAAATCATAA
- the ytxJ gene encoding bacillithiol system redox-active protein YtxJ: protein MSLFGLFGSKDPSEKKEKKQLPWENLTSLEQLDEISKISETQPVAIFKHSTRCGISRMVLNQFEASYDIDPAEMRLFFLDLLSYRQVSDEVAIRFQILHQSPQLIVVKNGVAVHQASHHNIQTAELKQFTEI from the coding sequence ATGAGCTTATTTGGATTATTTGGATCGAAGGACCCTTCAGAAAAGAAAGAGAAAAAACAACTTCCCTGGGAAAATTTAACCAGTCTGGAACAACTCGACGAGATATCGAAGATCTCCGAAACACAACCGGTGGCCATATTTAAACATTCCACCCGTTGTGGAATAAGTAGGATGGTGCTCAATCAGTTTGAAGCTTCTTACGATATCGACCCCGCAGAGATGCGATTATTTTTTTTAGATCTGTTAAGCTATAGGCAAGTTTCGGATGAAGTTGCCATAAGATTCCAGATACTGCATCAAAGTCCGCAACTTATCGTGGTTAAAAATGGAGTGGCCGTACACCAGGCATCTCATCACAATATACAGACGGCAGAACTAAAGCAATTTACTGAGATATAA